One genomic segment of Hordeum vulgare subsp. vulgare chromosome 2H, MorexV3_pseudomolecules_assembly, whole genome shotgun sequence includes these proteins:
- the LOC123430111 gene encoding ribonuclease 3-like, whose product MKLQCSLALLIALGVGCAAAQESRKQAAYDFFYLVLQWPGSYCDTKQSCCYPRSGKPAADFGIHGLWPNREDGSYPQNCNPDSAFDPSKVSDLLSSLRSSWPTLACPTNDGLRFWAHEWEKHGTCAQNLFDEHGYFQTALRLRDQLRVLDALATAGISPDGGYYTLGAIKGAIQEGTGFAPHVDCNRDESGNSQLFQLYFCVHADASRFVDCPVQPGGRPCGNRIEFPAF is encoded by the exons ATGAAGTTGCAGTGCTCCCTGGCCCTCCTGATCGCCCTCGGCGTCGGCTGTGCGGCAGCGCAGGAGAGCAGGAAACAGGCGGCCTACGATTTCTTCTACCTCGTGCTGCAG tgGCCGGGGTCGTACTGCGACACCAAGCAGAGCTGCTGCTACCCGCGGTCCGGGAAGCCAGCGGCGGACTTCGGGATCCACGGGCTCTGGCCCAACCGCGAAGATGGGTCCTACCCGCAGAACTGCAACCCCGACAGCGCCTTCGACCCCTCCAAG GTGAGCGACCTCCTGAGCAGCCTGCGCAGCAGCTGGCCGACGCTGGCGTGCCCGACCAACGACGGCCTCCGGTTCTGGGCGCACGAGTGGGAGAAGCACGGCACCTGCGCGCAGAACCTCTTCGACGAGCACGGCTACTTCCAGACCGCCCTCCGCCTCCGCGACCAGCTCCGCGTCCTCGACGCCCTCGCCACCGCGGGCATCTCCCCCGACGGCGGCTACTACACGCTGGGCGCCATCAAGGGCGCCATCCAGGAGGGGACGGGGTTCGCGCCTCACGTCGACTGCAACCGCGACGAGTCCGGCAACAGCCAGCTGTTCCAGCTCTACTTCTGCGTCCACGCCGACGCCTCGCGCTTCGTCGACTGCCCCGTCCAGCCCGGCGGCAGGCCCTGCGGCAACAGGATCGAGTTCCCGGCTTTCTGA